A window of the Gossypium hirsutum isolate 1008001.06 chromosome A05, Gossypium_hirsutum_v2.1, whole genome shotgun sequence genome harbors these coding sequences:
- the LOC121229318 gene encoding uncharacterized protein isoform X1: MESLSSSVFISNVSETHPFLHTHSLASSPSSSSSSPFLIKGPSKRIESLKFNAETSHFHGFRLHALSREVPDEGEGQPQPLTLNVGFSFVSEEDSLSVSQRLVGCIKWLLQLGIDSLSYILKGDPDQNGSSKKDDDKLTKVKTSVVAPHSSGATGGTRAGLFRTPISGGVQSATSAHGLPRPSLAVRNLMEQARFAHLCTVMSRMHHRREGYPFGSLVDFVPDSMGHPIFSFSPLAIHTRNLLAAPRCTLVVQIPGWSGLSNARVTIFGDVYPLPEHQQEWAHKQYIAKHQQGPSQQWGNFYYFRMQNISDIYFIGGFGTVAWVDVKEYEAVKPDKIAVDGGEQNLKELNVTFSKPLRKLLSKEAEVDDAALISIDSKGIDIRVRQGAQFNIQRLSFEEGQTVETLEEAKAALWNVIKKGQVQNLKK; encoded by the exons ATGGAATCTCTCTCAAGTTCAGTGTTCATCTCTAATGTATCTGAGACGCACCCTTTTCTCCACACCCACTCACTTGCCTCTTCACCTTCATCATCATCGTCTTCTCCTTTTTTGATCAAAGGGCCAAGTAAACGAATTGAGTCTCTCAAATTCAACGCCGAAACCTCTCACTTTCATGGTTTTCGTCTCCACGCTCTATCTCGCGAGGTTCCCGATGAAGGTGAGGGCCAGCCGCAGCCTCTAACCCTCAATGTTGGGTTTAGCTTTGTTTCTGAGGAGGATAGTCTTTCTGTCTCTCAG AGACTTGTTGGATGTATCAAGTGGCTACTTCAGCTTGGTATTGATAGTCTCTCTTATATTCTGAAGGGTGATCCAGATCAAAATGGAAGCAGCAAGAAGGATGACGATAAATTAACAAAGGTTAAAACCTCTGTAGTAGCTCCTCATAGTAGTGGAGCCACTGGGGGTACAAGAGCTGGGCTTTTCAGAACCCCAATATCTGGTGGAGTGCAGAGTGCAACTTCAGCACATGGATTACCCCGACCATCCTTAGCAGTCCGTAATCTGATGGAACAA GCTAGATTTGCTCATTTATGCACTGTAATGTCTCGGATGCACCACCGACGAGAAGGGTATCCCTTTGGCTCTCTGGTTGATTTTGTGCCTGATTCAATGGGCC ATCCAATATTTTCATTTTCTCCATTGGCTATCCATACGCGGAATTTATTAGCAGCCCCTAGATGCACCCTTGTTGTGCAG ATACCTGGATGGAGTGGCTTATCAAATGCAAGGGTAACGATATTTGGCGATGTCTACCCTCTTCCTGAACATCAACAG GAATGGGCTCATAAACAGTACATAGCGAAACATCAACAAGGGCCATCACAACAGTGGGGGAATTTCTACTACTTCAGGATGCAGAACATAAG TGACATATATTTCATTGGAGGATTTGGCACTGTTGCATGGGTCGATGTAAAGGAATATGAAGCAGTTAAACCAGATAAGATTGCTGTTGATGGAGGTGAACAAAACCTGAAG GAATTAAATGTAACCTTTTCAAAGCCTCTGAGGAAGCTGTTATCAAAAGAAGCTGAGGTTGATGATGCAGCTCTTATATCAATAGACAGCAAAGGAATTGACATCAGGGTCCGTCAAGGTGCACAG TTCAACATACAGAGGTTATCATTTGAAGAAGGGCAAACTGTTGAAACGTTGGAGGAAGCCAAAGCTGCTTTGTGGAACGTAATAAAGAAAGGTCAAGTGCAGAATCtgaagaaatag
- the LOC121229318 gene encoding uncharacterized protein isoform X2, which translates to MESLSSSVFISNVSETHPFLHTHSLASSPSSSSSSPFLIKGPSKRIESLKFNAETSHFHGFRLHALSREVPDEGEGQPQPLTLNVGFSFVSEEDSLSVSQGDPDQNGSSKKDDDKLTKVKTSVVAPHSSGATGGTRAGLFRTPISGGVQSATSAHGLPRPSLAVRNLMEQARFAHLCTVMSRMHHRREGYPFGSLVDFVPDSMGHPIFSFSPLAIHTRNLLAAPRCTLVVQIPGWSGLSNARVTIFGDVYPLPEHQQEWAHKQYIAKHQQGPSQQWGNFYYFRMQNISDIYFIGGFGTVAWVDVKEYEAVKPDKIAVDGGEQNLKELNVTFSKPLRKLLSKEAEVDDAALISIDSKGIDIRVRQGAQFNIQRLSFEEGQTVETLEEAKAALWNVIKKGQVQNLKK; encoded by the exons ATGGAATCTCTCTCAAGTTCAGTGTTCATCTCTAATGTATCTGAGACGCACCCTTTTCTCCACACCCACTCACTTGCCTCTTCACCTTCATCATCATCGTCTTCTCCTTTTTTGATCAAAGGGCCAAGTAAACGAATTGAGTCTCTCAAATTCAACGCCGAAACCTCTCACTTTCATGGTTTTCGTCTCCACGCTCTATCTCGCGAGGTTCCCGATGAAGGTGAGGGCCAGCCGCAGCCTCTAACCCTCAATGTTGGGTTTAGCTTTGTTTCTGAGGAGGATAGTCTTTCTGTCTCTCAG GGTGATCCAGATCAAAATGGAAGCAGCAAGAAGGATGACGATAAATTAACAAAGGTTAAAACCTCTGTAGTAGCTCCTCATAGTAGTGGAGCCACTGGGGGTACAAGAGCTGGGCTTTTCAGAACCCCAATATCTGGTGGAGTGCAGAGTGCAACTTCAGCACATGGATTACCCCGACCATCCTTAGCAGTCCGTAATCTGATGGAACAA GCTAGATTTGCTCATTTATGCACTGTAATGTCTCGGATGCACCACCGACGAGAAGGGTATCCCTTTGGCTCTCTGGTTGATTTTGTGCCTGATTCAATGGGCC ATCCAATATTTTCATTTTCTCCATTGGCTATCCATACGCGGAATTTATTAGCAGCCCCTAGATGCACCCTTGTTGTGCAG ATACCTGGATGGAGTGGCTTATCAAATGCAAGGGTAACGATATTTGGCGATGTCTACCCTCTTCCTGAACATCAACAG GAATGGGCTCATAAACAGTACATAGCGAAACATCAACAAGGGCCATCACAACAGTGGGGGAATTTCTACTACTTCAGGATGCAGAACATAAG TGACATATATTTCATTGGAGGATTTGGCACTGTTGCATGGGTCGATGTAAAGGAATATGAAGCAGTTAAACCAGATAAGATTGCTGTTGATGGAGGTGAACAAAACCTGAAG GAATTAAATGTAACCTTTTCAAAGCCTCTGAGGAAGCTGTTATCAAAAGAAGCTGAGGTTGATGATGCAGCTCTTATATCAATAGACAGCAAAGGAATTGACATCAGGGTCCGTCAAGGTGCACAG TTCAACATACAGAGGTTATCATTTGAAGAAGGGCAAACTGTTGAAACGTTGGAGGAAGCCAAAGCTGCTTTGTGGAACGTAATAAAGAAAGGTCAAGTGCAGAATCtgaagaaatag
- the LOC107944361 gene encoding LOW QUALITY PROTEIN: kelch repeat-containing protein At3g27220 (The sequence of the model RefSeq protein was modified relative to this genomic sequence to represent the inferred CDS: substituted 2 bases at 2 genomic stop codons) encodes MVRPTAKHQASVTPRLGHGDNNVKDGRVLSATFFDLPAPQLEWEKMATAPVPRLDVAAIQINDLLYVFAGYSTINHVHSHVDIYNFTDNSWGGRFDMPREMAHSHFGMVTDGRYMYVVTGQYGPQCRGPTAHTFVLDTKTKKWHDFPPLPVSRYAPATQLWRGRLHVMGGSXGNGHRPGLEHWSLAVKDGKALEKEWRSEILIPPGGGGGEPHRSVLXYCFSMGCVVFKDRLYVIGGQEGDFMAKPGAPIFKCSRRNEVVFGNVYMLDDEVKWKTLPPMLKPDSHIEFAWAIVSNYIVIVGGTTEKHPVTKKMVLVGEIFQFNFDTLKWSVIRELPYRVKTTLVGYWQGWLYFISGQRDKGPTDPAQKKVIGEMWRTKLKLNS; translated from the exons ATGGTGAGACCGACAGCGAAGCACCAGGCATCGGTGACGCCGAGATTG GGGCATGGAGACAATAATGTTAAGGATGGCAGAGTGTTGTCAGCTACTTTTTTTGATTTGCCTGCTCCTCAACTCGAATGGGAGAAGATGGCAACTGCACCTGTTCCTCGTCTTGATGTTGCTGCTATTCAGATTAACGATCTTCTTTATGTCTTTGCTGGATATAGCACCATTAACCAC GTGCATTCACACGTTGATATATACAATTTTACGGATAATTCATGGGGAGGAAGATTTGATATGCCAAGAGAAATGGCGCACTCACATTTTGGTATGGTAACAGATGGACGATATATGTACGTGGTCACTGGACAATATGGTCCTCAATGCAGGGGTCCTACGGCTCACACATTCGTTCTCGACACTAAGACGAAGAAATGGCATGACTTCCCCCCTTTGCCAGTCTCTAG GTATGCACCAGCCACTCAACTTTGGAGAGGTCGACTTCATGTGATGGGTGGCAGCTAGGGGAATGGGCATAGACCTGGGCTAGAGCATTGGAGTCTTGCTGTGAAGGATGGGAAAGCATTAGAAAAGGAGTGGAGGAGTGAAATACTCATTCCACCGGGGGGTGGGGGGGGGGAACCTCACAGGAGTGTTCTCTAATATTGCTTTTCCAT GGGCTGTGTTGTGTTTAAAGATCGTCTTTATGTTATTGGGGGCCAGGAGGGTGATTTTATGGCTAAACCTGGAGCACCTATTTTCAAATGCTCCCGAAGGAACGAA GTTGTATTTGGTAATGTATACATGTTGGATGACGAAGTGAAGTGGAAAACATTACCTCCTATGCTAAAGCCAGATTCACATATTGAATTTGCTTGGGCAATCGTTAGCAATTACATTGTTATTGTTGGAGGCACAACAGAGAAACACCCTGTAACGAAAAAGATGGTTCTGGTTGGAGAAATATTTCAGTTCAATTTTGATACACTG AAGTGGTCGGTGATTAGAGAACTTCCATACCGGGTGAAAACCACACTGGTCGGGTATTGGCAAGGATGGCTGTATTTCATATCAGGGCAGCGAGACAAAGGGCCAACCGATCCGGCACAAAAGAAGGTCATTGGAGAAATGTGGAGAACCAAATTAAAATTGAACTCATAA
- the LOC107944360 gene encoding uncharacterized membrane protein At1g16860 — protein MGSRFPSHQLSNGLYVSGRPEQPKERTPTMSSVAMPYTGGDIKKSGELGKMFDIPTDGSKSRKSGPISGAPSRTGSFGGAASHSGPIMPNAAPRAGYTTSGPGGAGGMSGSVSLKKSNSGPLNRHGDPAKKSSGPQSGGVTPSGRQNSGPIPVLPATGLITSGPISSGPLNSSGAPRKVSGPLESMGSMKVKGSAVVHNQAVNILGQNDDFSFKRNFPKLILYALILLFVMGFIAGGFILGAVHNAILLIVVVVLFGTVAALFAWNSCYGRTAIMGFIAGYPDAELRNAKNGQFVKISGVVTCGNVPLESSFQKVPRCVYTSTSLYEYRGWDSKAANPKHRRFTWGLRLLERRAVDFYISDFQSGLRALVKTGNGAVVTPYVDDSIVIDVNPANETLSPEFIRWLGERNLSSDDRLMRLKEGYIKEGSTVSVMGVVQRNDNVLMIVPPPEPIATGCQWPKCIFPASLEGIVLRCEDTSNNDAIPV, from the exons ATGGGTTCCAGATTCCCATCTCATCAGCTCAGCAATGGGCTTTACGTGTCAGGCAGGCCAGAGCAGCCTAAAGAAAGGACTCCGACCATGAGCTCAGTGGCCATGCCCTATACTGGTGGAGATATTAAGAAATCAGGAGAACTAGGGAAAATGTTTGATATCCCTACAGATGGTTCTAAATCCAGGAAATCTGGACCTATAAGTGGTGCTCCTTCAAGGACTGGATCTTTCGGGGGTGCTGCTTCACATTCTGGACCAATCATGCCTAATGCAGCACCTCGGGCTGGCTACACCACATCAGGTCCTGGTGGCGCTGGAGGCATGTCTGGTTCAGTCTCATTGAAGAAGTCAAACTCTGGACCACTAAATAGACATGGGGATCCTGCGAAGAAATCATCCGGTCCACAATCTGGTGGAGTGACACCAAGTGGACGTCAAAATTCTGGTCCAATTCCTGTTCTCCCTGCAACTGGCCTTATTACATCTGGGCCCATCTCCTCTGGGCCACTAAATTCCTCCGGTGCTCCTCGGAAAGTGTCTGGTCCTCTGGAATCTATGGGATCAATGAAAGTCAAAGGTTCTGCTGTTGTTCATAATCAGGCTGTGAATATTCTTGGCCAAAACGACGACTTTTCTTTCAAGAGGAACTTCCCCAAGCTAATATTATATGCACTGATACTGCTCTTTGTAATGGGTTTCATTGCTGGTGGTTTTATTCTTGGAGCGGTTCACAATGCCATTCTCCTCATCGTTGTTGTGGTTCTTTTTGGTACTGTTGCTGCATTATTTGCTTGGAACTCTTGCTATGGGAGAACAGCTATTATGGGTTTCATTGCTGGTTATCCAGATGCAGAGCTTAGAAATGCAAAAAATGGGCAATTCGTGAAAATCTCTGGG GTGGTAACATGTGGGAACGTGCCTCTTGAGTCATCCTTCCAGAAAGTTCCAAGATGTGTTTATACATCAACTAGTTTATATGAGTATCGAGGATGGGATTCCAAAGCTGCCAATCCTAAACATCGTCGTTTTACCTGGGGACTCCGATTGTTGGAA AGGCGTGCTGTTGACTTCTACATCTCCGATTTCCAGTCTGGGTTGAGAGCATTAGTAAAAACAGGCAATGGAGCAGTTGTGACTCCTTATGTGGACGACTCAATTGTTATAGATGTCAACCCAGCCAACGAAACATTATCTCCAGAGTTCATCAGGTGGTTGGGAGAAAGGAATCTTTCAAGTGATGACCGATTAATGCGACTGAAAGAAGG GTATATCAAGGAAGGAAGCACGGTTAGTGTAATGGGAGTTGTTCAGAGAAACGACAATGTCCTTATGATTGTTCCTCCGCCTGAACCCATTGCAACCGGTTGCCAATGGCCCAAATGTATCTTCCCAGCTAGCCTCGAGGGTATTGTATTGAGATGTGAAGACACGTCAAATAATGATGCCATACCTGTTTAG
- the LOC121229319 gene encoding uncharacterized protein: MEEVMMNGYVSPPSPPLPISVGPGNSNYLFSRSPTPSPPTPGHASTESLPLLRHNPTSTPAQVTSAFSLDRKLPDELEDQSSCLKDLLEWLVRKCCNCCCT; encoded by the exons ATGGAAGAGGTGATGATGAATGGTTATGTATCTCCCCCATCACCACCTCTACCCATCAGTGTCGGACCTGGAAACAGTAACTACTTGTTTTCACGTTCCCCAACTCCCTCACCGCCTACTCCCGGCCATGCTTCCACTGAAAGCCTCCCTCTTTTGCGTCATAACCCGACGTCCACACCAGCGCAAGTAACATCAGCTTTTTCACTTGACCGGAAACTCCCCGATGAATTGGAAGATCAAAGTTCATGCCTTAAAGACTT GTTGGAATGGTTGGTGCGAAAATGCTGCAATTGCTGCTGCACCTGA